From one Nocardioides yefusunii genomic stretch:
- a CDS encoding anthranilate synthase component II yields MGERGGAGTDVVLVDHHDSYTWNLAHLIASVTGVLPAVVQHDAVDVATVLSYGHVVLSPGPGHPSVEADFAVGRAVLAAAATPHGRPVWGVCLGMQGIVTAFGGRVERIEPAHGEVATISHDADGVFAGLPQGFDAVRYHSLAAVEVPDDLVVTARAEDGTVMGVRHRTLDVEGVQFHPESVLSQYGAEMARNFLARDFLAPRGERR; encoded by the coding sequence GTGGGGGAGCGAGGCGGAGCGGGTACCGACGTGGTGCTCGTCGACCACCACGACTCCTACACCTGGAACCTCGCACACCTGATCGCGTCGGTCACCGGGGTGCTTCCTGCCGTCGTCCAGCACGACGCCGTCGACGTCGCGACCGTGCTGTCGTACGGCCATGTCGTGCTCTCGCCCGGACCCGGACACCCGTCGGTGGAGGCAGACTTCGCGGTCGGTCGTGCGGTGCTCGCTGCCGCAGCCACACCACACGGACGTCCGGTGTGGGGCGTCTGTCTGGGGATGCAGGGGATCGTGACCGCGTTCGGAGGCCGCGTCGAGCGGATCGAACCCGCCCACGGTGAGGTCGCCACGATCAGCCACGACGCCGACGGCGTCTTCGCCGGCCTGCCGCAAGGGTTCGACGCGGTCCGCTACCACTCGCTCGCTGCGGTCGAGGTGCCCGACGACCTGGTGGTGACCGCCCGCGCCGAGGACGGGACCGTCATGGGCGTCCGGCACCGCACGCTGGACGTCGAAGGGGTGCAGTTCCATCCCGAGTCGGTGCTGTCGCAGTACGGCGCGGAGATGGCCCGCAATTTTCTGGCGCGCGACTTCCTTGCCCCACGCGGAGAGCGTCGATGA
- a CDS encoding phage holin family protein — protein sequence MRFISQLLSTMAALAVSAWIFDGIWFGGAAEPFADEFADKIVPLALVAVIMWLVSSVVTPIVKLLSLPFVIVTLGLFLFVVNAAMLLFVGWLADSVGIDFHVDGFWTALGGSIVITLVQRVVSGVLSDD from the coding sequence ATGCGATTCATCTCCCAGCTGCTCTCCACGATGGCGGCCCTGGCCGTGTCCGCCTGGATCTTCGACGGCATCTGGTTCGGCGGCGCCGCCGAACCGTTCGCCGACGAGTTCGCCGACAAGATCGTCCCGCTCGCGCTCGTCGCGGTGATCATGTGGCTGGTCTCCTCGGTGGTGACGCCGATCGTGAAGCTCCTGTCGTTGCCGTTCGTGATCGTGACGCTGGGGCTGTTCCTGTTCGTCGTGAACGCAGCGATGCTGTTGTTCGTGGGGTGGTTGGCCGACAGCGTCGGGATCGACTTCCACGTCGACGGTTTCTGGACCGCCCTGGGCGGTTCGATCGTGATCACCCTCGTCCAGCGCGTCGTCTCCGGCGTGCTCTCCGACGACTGA
- a CDS encoding anthranilate synthase family protein has protein sequence MTTTTHSQSPMEGGAVQAALAELQGHEAWALVRLSKREPGDPDVVTFIGGPRTELDSITDIPLETGVPAEGRRHDRLVAVPFRQIRERGFDVIDDGTPLVSIDIETELRFGVADVVAAIEDNGVEFTDRGGFRTSDEDYAKVVESIIRDEIGQGEGANLVVGRQYTAVVADWGVDKALTVFRRLLERERGAYWTFCFFTGDRFLIGASPERHVSVTGGDVRMNPISGTFRVGGRSAAEMKPALLDFLADEKEIYELFMVVDEELKMMCDVCDQGGMVLGPFLKPMTHLIHTEYLLAGRSSRDTREILRDTMYAATVTGSPVENACRLISQYEDRGREYYASALALFGRDATGQPTLDSPIVIRTADVKPDGALTVTAGATLVRDSDAAYEVAETHAKAGGILSAFGLVPAAGAPSAGLAELTNDEDVLIALQSRNRRLSTFWLTDQAGATPDASLKGKRVGILDGEDDFVNMIVHVMRVLGMQSEVIRHEAWTETALDDFDLVIIGPGPGDPRDGDAAKIATFRAATARLLERKQKFFSVCLGHQTLCHVLGLDLAFKDIVFQGTQATVDLGGRTERVGFYNTFVGRVGENGLPEGVTVHADPETGDIHALEGPHFRGIQFHAESILTERGFDLLGEIVTDLLVD, from the coding sequence ATGACTACCACCACGCACTCGCAGTCCCCCATGGAAGGTGGCGCGGTGCAGGCCGCACTCGCCGAACTCCAGGGACACGAGGCGTGGGCCCTCGTCCGACTCTCCAAGCGGGAGCCGGGCGACCCCGACGTCGTGACCTTCATCGGCGGACCCCGCACCGAGCTCGACTCGATCACCGACATCCCGCTCGAGACCGGCGTCCCGGCCGAGGGCCGTCGTCATGACCGCCTCGTCGCTGTCCCGTTCCGTCAGATCCGTGAGCGTGGCTTCGACGTCATCGACGACGGCACTCCGCTTGTCTCCATCGACATCGAGACCGAGCTCCGCTTCGGAGTCGCCGACGTCGTCGCCGCGATCGAGGACAACGGCGTCGAGTTCACCGACCGCGGCGGCTTCCGCACCTCCGACGAGGACTACGCCAAGGTCGTCGAGTCGATCATCCGTGACGAGATCGGCCAGGGCGAGGGCGCCAACCTCGTCGTCGGCCGTCAGTACACCGCCGTCGTCGCCGACTGGGGCGTCGACAAGGCCCTCACCGTCTTCCGTCGCCTCCTCGAGCGTGAGCGCGGCGCCTACTGGACGTTCTGCTTCTTCACCGGCGACCGCTTCCTGATCGGCGCCTCGCCCGAACGCCACGTCTCCGTCACCGGCGGCGACGTCCGGATGAACCCGATCTCGGGCACCTTCCGCGTCGGGGGCCGCTCGGCAGCCGAGATGAAGCCGGCCCTGCTCGACTTCCTCGCTGACGAGAAGGAGATCTACGAGCTCTTCATGGTCGTCGACGAAGAGCTCAAGATGATGTGCGATGTCTGCGACCAGGGCGGCATGGTGCTCGGTCCGTTCCTGAAGCCGATGACGCACCTGATCCACACCGAGTACCTGCTCGCCGGGCGCTCCAGCCGCGACACCCGCGAGATCCTGCGCGACACCATGTACGCGGCCACCGTCACCGGCTCCCCGGTGGAGAACGCCTGCCGCCTCATCAGCCAGTACGAGGACCGTGGCCGCGAGTACTACGCCTCCGCGCTCGCCCTCTTCGGTCGCGACGCCACGGGCCAGCCCACCCTGGACTCGCCGATCGTCATCCGTACCGCCGACGTGAAGCCCGACGGCGCCCTCACCGTCACCGCCGGCGCCACCCTCGTGCGCGACTCCGACGCCGCCTACGAGGTCGCCGAGACCCACGCCAAGGCAGGCGGCATCCTGTCGGCCTTCGGTCTTGTCCCCGCCGCGGGCGCACCGTCTGCCGGACTCGCCGAGCTCACGAACGACGAGGACGTCCTGATCGCGCTCCAGTCGCGCAACCGACGCCTGAGCACCTTCTGGCTCACGGACCAGGCCGGCGCCACGCCCGACGCCTCGTTGAAGGGCAAGCGCGTCGGCATCCTCGACGGCGAGGACGACTTCGTGAACATGATCGTGCACGTCATGCGGGTGCTCGGAATGCAGAGCGAGGTCATCCGTCACGAGGCGTGGACCGAGACCGCGCTCGACGACTTCGACCTCGTCATCATCGGCCCCGGCCCCGGAGACCCGCGCGACGGCGACGCCGCCAAGATCGCGACGTTCCGCGCCGCGACCGCACGTCTGCTGGAGCGCAAGCAGAAGTTCTTCTCCGTCTGCCTCGGCCACCAGACCCTGTGCCACGTCCTCGGCCTCGACCTCGCATTCAAGGACATCGTCTTCCAGGGCACCCAGGCCACCGTCGACCTCGGTGGCCGCACCGAACGCGTCGGCTTCTACAACACGTTCGTGGGACGCGTCGGCGAGAACGGTCTGCCCGAGGGAGTCACCGTCCACGCCGACCCCGAGACCGGCGACATCCACGCCCTAGAAGGCCCGCACTTCCGTGGCATCCAGTTCCACGCCGAGTCGATCCTCACCGAACGCGGCTTCGACCTGCTCGGTGAGATCGTCACCGACCTGCTGGTCGACTGA
- a CDS encoding sensor histidine kinase has translation MTPPMNQRIADWWDTRGWHYRRSLASRVAVLTAFALGVSIALISSTAFVVVRMRIQSTLDESLLDRAAQAATASSLLEDLNRQEVPSWVFGAADVRVAFIRPGQTTADSVDPGPRLRLGQPELDVAQSKTDHSIRTVIAEDGTYYRVAAVPVDDEGSALLLLQSLTDTRRTLKALGLVLGIFGGAGVAVAALAGWGVARNGLRPVRRLTAAVEQVARTQDLTPMPVEGDDEVARLTIAFNQMLVALQESRDRQRRLIADAGHELRTPLTSLRTNIDLLAQAGDNLPAAAKSELLEDVRAQLSEFTTLIGDLVELARDEPLTQVVAEFDFHDVVERAVQRVRRRAHDVEVEVDLAPWLVRGEEAALERAVTNLLDNAVKWSPPTGTVRVHLAEGVLTVDDEGPGIAEEDLTKVFDRFYRSDDSRSMPGSGLGLAIVAQAAQRHGGAVRADRAPSGGARLVLWVPGQPA, from the coding sequence GTGACGCCCCCGATGAACCAGCGGATCGCCGACTGGTGGGACACCCGCGGCTGGCACTACCGCCGGTCGTTGGCGAGCCGGGTCGCGGTGCTGACCGCGTTCGCGTTGGGTGTCTCGATCGCCCTGATCTCCTCCACCGCGTTCGTGGTGGTGCGGATGCGGATCCAGAGCACGCTCGACGAGTCCCTGCTCGACCGTGCCGCGCAGGCCGCGACGGCGTCGAGCCTGCTCGAGGACCTCAACCGTCAGGAGGTCCCGTCGTGGGTCTTCGGTGCGGCTGACGTCCGGGTCGCGTTCATCCGCCCCGGCCAGACCACTGCCGATTCGGTCGACCCCGGCCCGCGGTTGCGGCTGGGACAGCCCGAACTCGACGTCGCCCAGAGCAAGACGGACCACTCGATCCGGACCGTGATCGCCGAGGACGGCACCTACTACCGGGTCGCTGCGGTGCCCGTCGACGACGAGGGCAGCGCGTTGTTGCTGCTGCAGTCACTCACCGACACCCGACGGACGTTGAAGGCGCTCGGGCTGGTGCTCGGGATCTTCGGTGGCGCCGGTGTCGCGGTGGCTGCGTTGGCCGGGTGGGGCGTGGCCCGCAACGGTCTGAGGCCGGTGCGACGTCTGACTGCCGCGGTGGAGCAGGTGGCACGTACCCAGGACCTGACGCCGATGCCGGTGGAGGGCGACGACGAGGTCGCGCGCCTGACGATCGCGTTCAACCAGATGCTGGTGGCGTTGCAGGAGTCGCGGGACCGCCAGCGTCGTCTGATCGCGGACGCCGGGCACGAGCTCCGGACCCCGTTGACGAGTCTGCGCACCAACATCGACCTGCTGGCCCAGGCCGGCGACAACCTCCCGGCCGCGGCCAAGTCCGAACTGCTGGAGGACGTCCGCGCCCAACTCTCGGAGTTCACGACCCTGATCGGCGACCTCGTCGAACTGGCCCGCGACGAACCGTTGACGCAGGTCGTGGCCGAGTTCGACTTCCACGACGTCGTCGAACGGGCCGTGCAGCGAGTGCGGCGTCGTGCCCACGACGTCGAGGTCGAGGTCGATCTCGCCCCGTGGCTGGTCCGCGGTGAGGAGGCTGCGTTGGAACGCGCCGTCACCAACCTGCTCGACAACGCCGTGAAGTGGTCGCCGCCGACCGGCACGGTGCGGGTGCACCTGGCCGAGGGCGTCCTGACCGTCGACGACGAGGGCCCCGGCATCGCCGAGGAGGACCTGACCAAGGTCTTCGACCGCTTCTACCGCTCTGACGACTCCCGCTCGATGCCCGGTTCTGGCCTCGGGTTGGCGATCGTCGCGCAGGCCGCGCAGCGCCACGGTGGTGCGGTGCGTGCCGATCGTGCGCCGTCCGGCGGTGCTCGTCTGGTGCTCTGGGTCCCGGGCCAGCCCGCCTGA
- a CDS encoding anthranilate synthase component I family protein — protein MSPLLHGDPAAWFAEVAATHARCFWLDGGGARDWSGSRSLVGALTDDDVSITYDAACREVTRHVGGVSTVVASGDDADVFAVLEAEIAAGAEAGRHDQWFGYFGYACRPDLPARPDCAEGGAGLPDAIWMRPSLVREFVHDVTDPAAAAVTVPTAASDRDVPEEYADAFARVAERLRAGDTYEANLTHRVSTSSEVSPPEAYARLRALNPAPYAGFLQHDVDGARGWLLSSSPERYALITADAGGRVIETKPIKGTTPRGATPIADAEQKHLLATDPKFRAENLMIVDLLRNDLGAVCEVGSVEVPALMQVESYASVHQLVSTVRGRLREDLSTVGALRSLFPAGSMTGAPKLRTMQITDAVEATPRGVYAGAFGWISGDGRADLGVVIRSLVTTGDGTWTLGTGGGITVRSDVVEEWAETAWKAERLLRVFDA, from the coding sequence ATGAGCCCGCTGCTGCACGGCGATCCGGCCGCGTGGTTCGCCGAGGTCGCCGCCACTCATGCCCGTTGCTTCTGGCTCGACGGCGGAGGCGCGCGGGACTGGTCCGGATCGCGGTCGCTGGTTGGTGCGCTCACTGACGACGACGTCTCGATCACCTACGACGCTGCTTGCCGCGAGGTCACCCGTCACGTCGGTGGCGTCAGCACCGTCGTCGCCTCAGGGGATGACGCCGACGTGTTCGCGGTCCTGGAAGCGGAGATCGCCGCCGGGGCCGAGGCAGGCCGCCACGACCAGTGGTTCGGCTACTTCGGCTACGCCTGCCGACCCGACCTGCCTGCGCGACCCGACTGCGCGGAGGGCGGCGCCGGACTGCCCGACGCGATCTGGATGCGACCCTCGCTGGTGCGCGAGTTCGTCCACGACGTCACCGACCCGGCAGCCGCTGCGGTCACCGTCCCCACGGCGGCCAGCGACCGCGACGTCCCCGAGGAGTACGCGGACGCGTTCGCCCGGGTCGCCGAACGCCTGCGGGCCGGGGACACCTACGAGGCCAACCTGACCCACCGCGTCAGCACGTCGTCAGAGGTGTCGCCGCCCGAGGCGTACGCACGGTTGCGCGCTCTCAACCCGGCGCCGTACGCCGGATTCCTGCAGCACGACGTCGACGGGGCGCGTGGCTGGTTGCTGTCGTCGTCGCCGGAGCGGTACGCGCTGATCACGGCCGACGCCGGCGGCCGCGTCATCGAGACCAAGCCGATCAAGGGCACCACGCCGCGTGGCGCCACCCCGATCGCCGACGCCGAACAGAAGCACCTGCTGGCCACCGACCCGAAGTTCCGGGCCGAGAACCTCATGATCGTCGACCTGCTGCGCAACGACCTCGGGGCTGTCTGCGAGGTCGGCTCGGTCGAGGTGCCGGCGTTGATGCAGGTGGAGTCGTACGCGAGCGTGCACCAGTTGGTCTCCACCGTCCGGGGGCGACTGCGCGAGGACCTGAGCACCGTCGGCGCGCTGCGATCGCTGTTCCCCGCCGGGTCGATGACCGGCGCCCCGAAGTTGCGGACGATGCAGATCACCGACGCCGTTGAGGCCACTCCGCGCGGGGTCTACGCGGGCGCGTTCGGCTGGATCTCCGGCGACGGACGCGCCGACCTGGGCGTCGTCATCCGTTCGCTCGTGACCACCGGGGACGGGACCTGGACGCTCGGCACCGGCGGCGGGATCACGGTGCGGTCCGACGTCGTCGAGGAGTGGGCCGAGACCGCGTGGAAGGCCGAGCGCCTGCTGCGGGTCTTCGACGCCTGA
- a CDS encoding low molecular weight protein-tyrosine-phosphatase: MSGRTTEPRTSVPAPRTPGRYRVAAVCLGNICRSPVADVVLSARVAEAGLADVVEVVSAGTAGYHVGGGMDPRSAATLSAAGYDPTRHRAQQFWPTWHDECDLVLVMDRSNLRDVGPGERTFLFRDFDPVGTGCEVPDPYYGGEDGFREVLEMVERTSERVVALIAAQMTDADTVGSQEQA, translated from the coding sequence ATGAGCGGACGCACCACCGAACCCCGCACTTCGGTCCCGGCGCCGCGCACCCCGGGCCGGTACCGGGTCGCCGCGGTCTGTCTGGGCAACATCTGCCGCTCCCCCGTCGCTGACGTCGTGCTGAGCGCACGCGTCGCGGAGGCCGGGCTCGCCGACGTCGTCGAGGTGGTCTCGGCCGGCACCGCCGGCTACCACGTCGGGGGTGGGATGGACCCGCGCTCGGCCGCGACGTTGAGCGCCGCCGGATACGACCCGACGCGTCACCGAGCCCAGCAGTTCTGGCCGACCTGGCACGACGAGTGCGACCTCGTCCTCGTCATGGATCGCTCCAACCTGCGCGACGTCGGCCCAGGCGAGCGCACGTTCTTGTTCCGCGACTTCGACCCCGTCGGGACCGGCTGTGAGGTACCAGACCCGTACTACGGTGGAGAGGACGGATTCAGGGAGGTGCTGGAGATGGTCGAACGGACGAGCGAGCGCGTGGTCGCGCTGATCGCGGCGCAGATGACCGACGCCGACACCGTGGGGTCGCAGGAGCAGGCGTGA
- a CDS encoding fructosamine kinase family protein: MARRIEALVGTAVMSTSAVAGGDVAAATRARLSDGTSAFAKTLPHPPAGFFPAEAAGLRWLGAVDGGIPTPDVLGVDETCLVLRWIEPTRPSGEAAEEFGERLARTHAAGAPAFGAGGQDDPHTDGFIGKLPLPNRAAESWAEFYATRRVLPYLKLAADRGRISLTDAADVERVLSRLTQLVPHEPVARIHGDLWSGNCVWAVEGGVHVVDPAAHGGHRETDLAMLSLFGLPHLPKVMSAYESVTPLADGWRDRQWLHQLFPLLVHAAMFGGSYGAKAGDAARVFL, encoded by the coding sequence GTGGCCCGACGCATCGAGGCCTTGGTGGGCACGGCGGTGATGAGCACGTCGGCGGTGGCCGGCGGGGATGTCGCCGCCGCGACACGGGCCCGCCTGAGCGACGGGACGTCGGCGTTCGCGAAGACGTTGCCGCACCCTCCCGCGGGGTTCTTCCCCGCAGAGGCGGCCGGTCTGCGCTGGCTCGGGGCCGTCGACGGCGGGATCCCGACGCCGGACGTGCTGGGCGTCGACGAGACGTGTCTGGTGCTGCGGTGGATCGAGCCGACCCGCCCCAGCGGCGAGGCGGCCGAGGAGTTCGGGGAACGCCTGGCCCGCACCCATGCAGCCGGCGCCCCTGCCTTCGGCGCGGGCGGACAGGACGATCCGCACACCGACGGGTTCATCGGCAAACTCCCGCTGCCCAATCGTGCGGCCGAGTCGTGGGCAGAGTTCTACGCCACCCGACGAGTGCTGCCCTACCTCAAGCTGGCCGCCGACCGCGGTCGCATCTCCCTCACCGACGCCGCCGACGTCGAACGGGTGCTGTCCCGGCTCACGCAGTTGGTCCCGCACGAGCCGGTGGCTCGGATCCACGGAGACCTCTGGAGCGGCAACTGCGTCTGGGCCGTCGAGGGTGGCGTGCACGTCGTCGACCCGGCCGCGCACGGCGGTCACCGCGAGACCGACCTGGCGATGCTGTCGTTGTTCGGGCTGCCGCACCTGCCGAAGGTGATGTCCGCCTACGAGTCGGTGACGCCCCTGGCCGACGGCTGGCGGGATCGTCAGTGGCTGCACCAACTGTTCCCGCTGCTGGTGCACGCGGCGATGTTCGGCGGCTCGTACGGCGCGAAGGCCGGCGACGCGGCCCGCGTCTTCCTCTGA
- a CDS encoding HelD family protein, whose product MSEEVLAREVAAEQAFVDEVYVQLERSAESAQKLAAEGHSRGRLGHEGGLVERDAMVFQAAKRIKQLDAAHEGLVFGRLDMRPEFDTEPRYVGRIGLRDENHDVMLIDWRAPAAAVFYQATAATPSNVVRRRVLRSDHRTVVGVEDELLDDSVETDLPIVGEGALMAQLSRARDRTMHSIVATIQAEQDKAIRAPGKGVVRISGGPGVGKTVVALHRAAYLLYSDRRRYESGGVLVIGPSGVFMRYIERVLPSLGETAVALRSLGEVVGGVRATRRDVPAVADVKGSARMAEVVRRTARQQAPGSPREFKIFWYDAQIMLDGSLLGRLRRQLMSQGRRNQMIPKVASTLLEAMWKQVRSDRGRERGRKLFEQDMLDRREFVEFALDWWPPLDAADVLTWLHDPEVLKRVAEGVLSRAEIDLLAASWVDAGSEGWTLSVEDVPLLDELRYAIGDVPQRSDEDNEYGDHVGGDLQEVVTASEREFAPRGRAWKPPTHRIEDDAYAHVLIDEAQDLTPMQWRMVGRRGRGASWTIVGDPAQSSWPVYAEAEAARDEALRGKDVHAFHLSKNYRNSSEIYAHAAAYAKRVGLDADLPEAVRSTGEDPVTVKVAGADVEATIRAEVAKIRERVSGTIGIVVPVARRSEVNTWLSEWDEFADEAQGAKAAIDPTVAPSGEDKVVVLTGVDTKGLEFDGIVVVRPQEIEDEASTGRATLYVVLTRATQLLTVIEA is encoded by the coding sequence TTGTCCGAAGAAGTCCTCGCACGCGAAGTCGCGGCCGAACAGGCCTTTGTCGACGAGGTGTACGTCCAGTTGGAACGCTCTGCGGAGTCGGCCCAGAAGCTGGCTGCGGAGGGCCACAGTCGTGGCCGTCTGGGGCACGAGGGTGGTCTCGTCGAGCGTGACGCGATGGTCTTCCAGGCCGCGAAGCGGATCAAGCAGCTCGACGCCGCGCACGAGGGTCTGGTCTTCGGCCGCCTCGACATGCGCCCCGAGTTCGACACCGAGCCGCGTTACGTGGGCCGCATCGGCCTGCGCGACGAGAACCACGACGTCATGCTGATCGACTGGCGCGCCCCTGCTGCCGCGGTCTTCTACCAGGCCACCGCTGCGACGCCGTCGAACGTCGTGCGTCGTCGGGTCCTGCGCTCGGACCACCGCACCGTCGTCGGCGTCGAGGACGAGCTGCTCGACGACTCCGTCGAGACCGACCTCCCGATCGTCGGCGAGGGCGCGCTGATGGCGCAGCTCTCCCGTGCCCGTGACCGCACGATGCACTCGATCGTCGCGACCATCCAGGCCGAGCAGGACAAGGCGATCCGTGCCCCCGGCAAGGGTGTCGTCCGGATCTCCGGCGGCCCGGGTGTCGGCAAGACGGTCGTGGCTCTGCACCGCGCCGCCTACCTGCTGTACTCCGACCGTCGTCGCTACGAGTCCGGTGGCGTCCTCGTCATCGGCCCTTCGGGCGTCTTCATGCGCTACATCGAGCGCGTCCTCCCCTCCCTGGGCGAGACCGCGGTCGCGCTGCGCTCGCTGGGCGAGGTCGTGGGCGGTGTCCGCGCGACCCGTCGTGACGTCCCGGCTGTCGCGGACGTGAAGGGTTCGGCGCGGATGGCGGAGGTCGTGCGCCGCACGGCTCGTCAGCAGGCTCCGGGCTCCCCGCGCGAGTTCAAGATCTTCTGGTACGACGCCCAGATCATGCTCGACGGTTCGCTGTTGGGGCGTCTGCGTCGCCAGTTGATGAGCCAGGGACGACGCAACCAGATGATCCCGAAGGTGGCCTCGACGCTGCTGGAGGCGATGTGGAAGCAGGTCCGTTCCGACCGTGGCCGCGAACGTGGCCGCAAGCTGTTCGAGCAGGACATGCTCGACCGCCGCGAGTTCGTCGAGTTCGCGCTCGACTGGTGGCCGCCCTTGGACGCTGCTGACGTCCTGACGTGGCTGCACGACCCCGAGGTGCTCAAGCGCGTGGCCGAGGGAGTCCTGTCGCGTGCCGAGATCGACCTGTTGGCTGCGTCGTGGGTCGACGCCGGCTCCGAGGGCTGGACGCTGAGCGTCGAGGACGTCCCGCTGCTCGACGAGCTGCGCTACGCCATCGGTGACGTGCCGCAGCGCAGCGACGAGGACAACGAGTACGGCGACCACGTCGGTGGCGACCTTCAGGAGGTCGTCACGGCTTCCGAACGCGAGTTCGCTCCCCGCGGGCGTGCGTGGAAGCCGCCGACGCACCGGATCGAGGACGACGCCTACGCGCACGTCCTGATCGACGAGGCCCAGGACCTCACCCCGATGCAGTGGCGCATGGTCGGCCGTCGTGGCCGCGGTGCGTCGTGGACCATCGTGGGCGACCCGGCGCAGTCGTCATGGCCGGTGTACGCCGAGGCCGAGGCTGCTCGTGACGAGGCGCTGCGCGGCAAGGACGTGCACGCCTTCCACCTGTCGAAGAACTACCGCAACTCCTCCGAGATCTACGCCCACGCTGCTGCGTACGCGAAGCGCGTGGGTCTCGACGCCGACCTGCCCGAGGCCGTGCGTTCCACGGGCGAGGACCCGGTGACCGTGAAGGTCGCCGGGGCCGACGTCGAGGCGACGATCCGTGCGGAGGTCGCGAAGATCCGTGAGCGTGTCTCGGGCACCATTGGCATCGTCGTGCCGGTCGCGCGCCGCAGCGAGGTGAACACCTGGCTCTCGGAGTGGGACGAGTTCGCCGACGAGGCACAGGGCGCCAAGGCCGCCATCGACCCGACGGTCGCCCCGTCGGGCGAGGACAAGGTCGTCGTCCTCACTGGTGTCGACACCAAGGGCCTCGAGTTCGACGGCATCGTCGTGGTGCGCCCTCAGGAGATCGAGGACGAGGCCAGCACCGGTCGCGCGACCCTGTACGTCGTCCTGACGCGTGCCACGCAGTTGCTCACCGTCATCGAGGCCTGA
- a CDS encoding response regulator transcription factor: protein MPNSSSPSRVLVVDDDRAVRESLRRSLEFNGYEVAMAGDGAEALATYAAVAPDLVVMDVMMPRLDGLETTRALRQAGHDVPILCLTARDSIGDRVEGLDAGADDYLTKPFALEELLARVRALLRRATPVAGNDAEVLSFGDLTMDIASREVVRGGRSIELTRTEFSLLEMFLRRPRRVLERSFILEEVWGYDFPTTANSLEVYVGYLRRKTEAEGETRLIHTVRGVGYVLKEG, encoded by the coding sequence GTGCCCAACTCGTCCTCCCCCTCCCGTGTCCTGGTCGTCGACGACGACCGTGCCGTGCGTGAGTCGCTGCGTCGTTCCTTGGAGTTCAACGGCTACGAGGTCGCGATGGCCGGCGACGGCGCCGAAGCATTGGCGACCTACGCCGCCGTGGCGCCTGACCTCGTCGTGATGGACGTGATGATGCCGCGCCTCGACGGCCTGGAGACCACGCGTGCGTTGCGTCAGGCCGGGCACGACGTGCCGATCCTGTGCCTGACCGCGCGGGACTCGATCGGCGACCGCGTGGAGGGCCTCGACGCCGGCGCCGACGACTACCTGACCAAGCCGTTCGCGCTGGAGGAGCTGCTGGCCCGGGTCCGGGCACTGCTGCGCCGCGCGACGCCGGTGGCCGGCAACGACGCCGAGGTCCTCTCCTTCGGAGACCTCACCATGGACATCGCCTCGCGTGAGGTGGTGCGCGGTGGCCGCTCGATCGAGCTGACCCGCACCGAGTTCTCGCTGCTGGAGATGTTCCTGCGTCGTCCGCGCCGGGTCCTGGAGCGTTCCTTCATCCTGGAGGAGGTCTGGGGCTACGACTTCCCGACGACGGCCAACTCTCTTGAGGTGTACGTCGGCTACCTGCGCCGCAAGACCGAGGCCGAGGGCGAGACCCGCCTGATCCACACCGTCCGCGGCGTCGGCTACGTCCTCAAGGAGGGCTGA
- a CDS encoding enoyl-CoA hydratase-related protein, giving the protein MTDATATEAPLEAPTELVHLDVADGVATITLDSPHNRNALSRQLVTELLAHLETANADADVRVVLVQSSGKVFCSGADLSEAATVGMEQGARTIVGIQRLVATMDKVVVTKNLGAVRAGGIGLVAAADVAISAETASFALTEVKLGLAPAAISLSVFHRMTNREASLAALSGETFSGVEAAAGGLVTRAVPAEDLDGYVADLVAKIATGANQGIRETKKLLNAELVAKIDAQADHLAATSARLFASDEARDAMLAFLSRPKA; this is encoded by the coding sequence ATGACCGACGCAACCGCCACCGAAGCGCCCCTCGAGGCACCCACCGAGCTCGTCCACCTCGACGTCGCCGACGGCGTCGCCACCATCACCCTGGACAGCCCCCACAACCGCAACGCGCTCTCGCGTCAGCTCGTCACCGAACTGCTCGCGCACCTCGAGACCGCGAACGCCGACGCCGACGTCCGCGTCGTGCTGGTGCAGTCCTCGGGCAAGGTCTTCTGCTCCGGCGCCGACCTCTCCGAAGCCGCCACGGTCGGCATGGAGCAGGGCGCCCGCACGATCGTCGGGATCCAGCGTCTGGTCGCGACGATGGACAAGGTCGTCGTCACCAAGAACCTCGGCGCAGTACGCGCCGGCGGGATCGGTCTGGTCGCTGCGGCCGACGTCGCGATCAGTGCCGAGACGGCCTCCTTCGCCCTCACCGAGGTGAAGCTGGGCTTGGCTCCGGCCGCGATCAGCCTGAGCGTCTTCCACCGCATGACCAACCGCGAGGCGTCACTGGCCGCGCTGTCCGGCGAGACGTTCTCGGGCGTCGAAGCCGCAGCTGGCGGCCTGGTGACGCGTGCGGTTCCCGCCGAGGACCTCGACGGTTACGTCGCAGACCTCGTCGCCAAGATCGCCACCGGCGCCAACCAGGGCATCCGTGAGACCAAGAAGCTGCTCAACGCCGAGCTCGTCGCGAAGATCGACGCCCAGGCCGACCACCTCGCCGCCACCTCCGCACGACTCTTCGCCTCCGACGAGGCCCGGGACGCGATGTTGGCGTTCCTCTCGCGCCCCAAGGCCTGA